In Candidatus Binataceae bacterium, one DNA window encodes the following:
- a CDS encoding SCP2 sterol-binding domain-containing protein: MAETASSCKEVFDNMASRFKKDAAKGLNATYQFDLSGDGGGQWHAIIANEACEVKEGKASSPNITISMSAQDYLDMVNGKLNGQMAFMTGKLKIAGDMGLALRLQSLFG; the protein is encoded by the coding sequence ATGGCTGAGACTGCGTCTTCGTGCAAAGAGGTCTTCGACAACATGGCCTCCCGGTTCAAGAAGGATGCCGCAAAGGGCCTTAACGCCACCTACCAGTTCGACCTCTCCGGGGATGGCGGCGGACAGTGGCACGCAATAATCGCGAACGAAGCGTGCGAGGTTAAGGAAGGAAAGGCCTCGTCACCCAATATCACCATTTCCATGTCTGCCCAGGACTACCTCGACATGGTCAATGGCAAGCTCAATGGCCAGATGGCCTTCATGACCGGGAAGCTCAAGATCGCAGGGGACATGGGACTGGCGCTTCGGCTGCAAAGCCTCTTCGGCTAG
- a CDS encoding TonB family protein has protein sequence MADAPQAPIECSVCGGKAEPGELMCNFCGARLPVSEGAASAGDPAPARGAAPGGAGAGSQRQRPENYIPAQDRLTATGFTPPIPPGDEGEDEPRRSMTSVVGYSVAAIVALAAGAWLAIHLSSGTAVSPPKTVEASPAATASPPAVAAGPSVDLAHGVPVQTIGDSAAAPERSIDAARKVFDAGRSGLLDTYRGLLAGGSPIDDGMLVRLTVAPGGTVTGAMVRTSTSANPELDAAVVKAMMGWTFAPINGGDVSAEYPVIFARDPAQATAIDSGLAAKVAALGPGSSPEYAFAPAAAPTVSAPPLEATAPIAPPVAAAPRPSTRHKHVASARPPKPALLERVQSALRSNRKLNRVNAYTNGGVVTLYGKVFDDNGKRLAVQTVRSVTGVTDVIDQTTTDTAVWAAQQQQIAQALASAGLTGVTVKVIGRDAYLDGEVPTKLDRERAVTIAEGAAPVIVRTNLIRVSVGKVFGF, from the coding sequence ATGGCCGACGCGCCCCAGGCGCCGATCGAGTGTTCGGTCTGCGGCGGCAAGGCCGAGCCCGGCGAATTGATGTGCAATTTCTGCGGCGCGCGGCTCCCGGTCAGCGAGGGCGCGGCATCCGCAGGCGATCCCGCGCCGGCACGCGGAGCGGCACCCGGCGGGGCCGGCGCGGGATCGCAGCGCCAGCGTCCCGAGAACTATATTCCCGCGCAGGACAGGCTGACCGCAACCGGTTTCACGCCCCCGATTCCACCCGGCGACGAGGGCGAGGACGAGCCGCGCCGATCGATGACGAGCGTGGTTGGCTACTCGGTCGCCGCGATTGTCGCCCTGGCCGCGGGTGCCTGGCTTGCGATCCATCTGAGTTCAGGCACCGCAGTATCGCCTCCGAAGACGGTCGAGGCTTCCCCGGCGGCGACCGCGAGCCCGCCCGCCGTTGCGGCCGGTCCATCGGTAGATTTGGCGCATGGTGTGCCGGTACAGACGATCGGCGATTCGGCGGCAGCGCCTGAACGCAGCATCGACGCGGCGCGCAAGGTCTTCGACGCAGGCAGGAGCGGATTGCTCGACACCTACCGCGGTCTGCTCGCGGGTGGGTCGCCGATCGATGACGGTATGCTGGTGCGGCTGACCGTGGCGCCAGGCGGTACGGTTACAGGAGCGATGGTGCGGACCTCAACTTCGGCTAACCCGGAACTCGACGCGGCGGTGGTCAAGGCGATGATGGGGTGGACGTTCGCGCCGATAAACGGAGGCGACGTGAGCGCCGAGTATCCGGTCATCTTCGCGCGCGATCCTGCACAAGCCACCGCGATCGATTCCGGACTTGCCGCCAAAGTCGCTGCTCTCGGTCCCGGCTCTTCGCCCGAGTATGCCTTCGCCCCGGCGGCGGCGCCGACGGTTTCGGCACCTCCGCTTGAGGCCACCGCGCCCATCGCGCCCCCGGTGGCGGCGGCGCCGCGGCCTTCCACGCGACACAAACACGTGGCTTCGGCGCGGCCGCCCAAACCCGCGCTGCTCGAGCGGGTTCAGTCGGCGCTGCGCTCGAATCGCAAGCTCAACCGGGTCAACGCCTATACGAACGGCGGGGTGGTGACGCTCTATGGCAAAGTATTCGACGACAACGGCAAGCGTCTCGCCGTGCAGACCGTGCGCAGCGTGACCGGAGTGACCGACGTTATCGATCAGACGACCACCGACACCGCGGTGTGGGCGGCCCAGCAGCAACAGATTGCGCAGGCGCTCGCCAGTGCGGGATTGACCGGCGTGACCGTCAAGGTCATCGGTCGCGACGCATACCTCGACGGCGAGGTTCCGACCAAGCTTGACCGCGAACGCGCCGTCACGATCGCCGAGGGTGCGGCGCCGGTCATCGTGCGCACCAACCTGATTCGAGTTTCGGTGGGCAAGGTGTTTGGATTTTAG
- a CDS encoding CoA transferase, protein MSSELLSGFRMLDLADEKGALCGKIFADMGADVIKVEPPRGCPTRRIPPFLDDLPDSNRGLYFIAYQAGKRSATLNLDSPDGRALLEDLVRKSDFLLESFPVGYLESIGLGYERLSEFNPRIIHTSITPFGDTGPGRNYKAADIVSWASGGPMFLMGDEGRPPLEMALPQAGLHAGAEAAVASLLAHYPREIEGRGQHVTIDMQACVLWTLMNEQAMPILHGDYIKRTGMYYTATGTRRRLVYACKDGYISTVLAGGPGVGAVSMKALAEWMAVAGFAADWMIAKDWRAWVPGILMKATAQDNQEIADLEERVQRFFNTLTKREIYAEAIKRRILLAPVATTADIADDEQLKARNYFVRLEHDTLGRTLTLPGAFAKFSGTPVGPARRAPRLGEHNGEVFGELLGIDGARMSRLRAIGAI, encoded by the coding sequence ATGAGCTCGGAGCTGCTCAGCGGATTCAGGATGCTCGACCTCGCCGACGAAAAGGGCGCGCTCTGCGGCAAGATCTTCGCCGACATGGGTGCCGACGTGATCAAGGTCGAGCCGCCCAGGGGATGCCCAACGCGGCGCATCCCGCCTTTTCTCGACGACCTGCCGGACTCCAACCGCGGCCTCTATTTCATCGCCTACCAGGCCGGCAAGCGCTCGGCCACGCTCAACCTGGACTCGCCCGACGGCCGCGCGCTGCTGGAAGATCTGGTGCGCAAATCCGACTTCCTGCTCGAATCGTTTCCGGTCGGCTACCTCGAGTCAATCGGACTTGGTTACGAGCGTCTTTCGGAGTTCAATCCGCGGATCATCCATACTTCCATAACGCCCTTCGGCGACACCGGTCCGGGCCGCAACTACAAGGCCGCCGATATCGTCTCGTGGGCGTCGGGCGGCCCAATGTTCCTGATGGGCGACGAGGGCCGGCCGCCGCTCGAGATGGCGCTGCCGCAGGCCGGGCTGCACGCGGGCGCCGAGGCCGCAGTCGCGTCGCTGCTCGCGCACTATCCGCGCGAAATCGAAGGCCGGGGCCAGCACGTCACCATCGACATGCAGGCCTGCGTGCTGTGGACCCTGATGAACGAGCAGGCGATGCCGATACTGCACGGCGATTACATCAAGCGCACCGGGATGTACTACACCGCAACCGGCACGCGGCGGCGACTCGTGTATGCATGCAAGGACGGCTACATCTCGACCGTGCTCGCCGGCGGCCCCGGCGTCGGCGCAGTCTCGATGAAGGCGCTGGCCGAGTGGATGGCGGTCGCCGGGTTCGCCGCTGACTGGATGATCGCAAAGGATTGGAGGGCCTGGGTGCCGGGGATCCTGATGAAAGCGACCGCGCAGGACAACCAGGAGATCGCGGATCTCGAAGAGCGCGTGCAGCGCTTCTTCAATACCCTCACCAAGCGCGAGATCTACGCCGAGGCGATCAAACGCCGCATCCTGCTCGCCCCCGTGGCGACCACCGCCGACATTGCCGACGACGAGCAACTGAAGGCGCGCAACTATTTCGTGCGCCTCGAGCACGACACACTCGGCCGCACGCTCACGCTGCCGGGCGCGTTCGCCAAGTTCAGCGGGACGCCGGTCGGACCGGCACGCCGCGCGCCGCGCCTCGGCGAGCACAACGGAGAAGTCTTCGGCGAGCTACTGGGAATCGACGGCGCACGGATGAGTCGTCTGCGCGCGATCGGCGCGATCTGA
- a CDS encoding MFS transporter — MSASIDTSAETSSGSNPAAAAALQSESAPARSGAFRALRHRNFQLYFGGQFISLIGTWMQSVAQGWLVLKLTNSALMLGVVSFAGYLPVLLVALFAGVIVDHADRRRLIVTTQVLLMLSALVLAALTWAGVVRVEHVVVLAALNGLVTAFDMPARQTFVVEMVGREDLPNAIAINSMVFNGARVIGPAIAGVLIGAIGIAGCFLLNGLSYIAVIVCLLQMELAARELPRIGSSIFQRLREGFHYVRHHRASFYLLLLIGISAGLGMQYSVLIPVFARDILHGSARAYGFLLAAQGVGALLGGVVLASSRTPRGLRQNLIFGLLGSAAGMFVFGFSSTMWLSLLSQMAIGAGLLNYMATSNTMLQLFVSDELRGRVMSMYTLSFIGLAPLGSLEVGYIGERASPQIAVAGAAAVTLLCGIVLLARVSVIADAQAARDRAA; from the coding sequence GTGAGCGCTTCTATCGATACCTCTGCCGAGACCTCTTCCGGAAGCAACCCCGCCGCCGCGGCGGCGCTCCAATCCGAATCCGCCCCCGCGCGGTCCGGCGCTTTCCGCGCGCTGCGCCATCGCAATTTCCAGCTCTATTTCGGCGGTCAGTTCATCTCGCTCATCGGCACCTGGATGCAGTCGGTGGCGCAGGGATGGCTCGTGCTGAAGCTCACCAACTCGGCCCTGATGCTCGGCGTGGTCAGCTTCGCCGGTTATCTGCCGGTCCTGCTGGTAGCGCTGTTCGCCGGGGTGATCGTCGACCATGCCGACCGCCGCCGGTTGATCGTCACCACCCAGGTTCTGCTGATGCTGAGCGCGTTGGTCCTCGCTGCGCTGACGTGGGCCGGCGTGGTGCGGGTCGAGCACGTCGTCGTGCTGGCGGCGCTGAACGGACTGGTGACCGCCTTCGACATGCCGGCGCGGCAGACCTTCGTGGTCGAGATGGTCGGGCGCGAGGATTTGCCCAACGCGATCGCGATCAACTCGATGGTTTTCAACGGGGCGCGCGTGATCGGACCTGCCATCGCGGGAGTTCTGATCGGCGCGATCGGGATCGCAGGATGTTTTCTCCTCAACGGGCTGAGCTACATCGCGGTCATCGTGTGCCTGCTCCAGATGGAGCTGGCGGCGCGCGAGCTGCCACGGATCGGTTCGTCGATTTTCCAGCGCCTGCGCGAAGGCTTCCATTACGTCCGGCATCACCGCGCGAGCTTCTACCTGCTGCTGCTGATCGGGATCAGCGCGGGCCTCGGGATGCAGTATTCGGTGCTGATCCCGGTCTTCGCGCGGGACATCCTGCACGGCAGCGCCCGCGCTTACGGGTTCTTGCTCGCCGCACAGGGCGTGGGCGCGCTGCTCGGCGGCGTCGTGCTGGCCTCATCCAGGACTCCGCGCGGGCTGCGCCAGAATCTCATCTTCGGCCTGTTGGGGTCGGCGGCCGGAATGTTCGTGTTCGGCTTTTCCTCCACGATGTGGCTCTCGCTGCTCTCGCAGATGGCGATCGGCGCCGGATTGCTCAACTACATGGCGACGAGCAACACGATGCTCCAGCTGTTCGTCTCGGACGAGCTCCGCGGGCGCGTGATGAGCATGTACACGCTGTCATTCATCGGACTTGCGCCGCTTGGCAGCCTCGAGGTCGGGTATATCGGCGAGCGCGCAAGCCCGCAGATCGCGGTCGCGGGTGCGGCGGCGGTCACTCTGCTTTGCGGGATCGTCCTGCTCGCCAGAGTCTCGGTGATCGCCGACGCTCAAGCCGCCCGCGATCGAGCTGCCTGA
- a CDS encoding CoA transferase, whose amino-acid sequence MRRYALEGVHVLDFSWVGVGPITTKYLADNGADVIRIESLARPDILRLAPPWKDAKPGIDTSQFFASFNTSKRSITLDLGKPKARELVLKLLPWADIVAESFTPKALRKWELDYEHLRTLKPDLIMLSTCMQGQTGPNALYPGFGQLMAALSGFYHIAGYGPGEPPCPPYGAYTDFIAPRLSACALLAALDYRRRTGRGQYIDMSQYEAALHNLAPALIDYFASGRVAGPAGNRSERYAPHGAYRCADLDGHERWLALAVETEEEWCAMLAVLGNPPADSLFATMAARMENRAALDQFVGALVRERDADQLTAALQAAGVAAYPVQNCVDIHRDDNLEAFGFWHWLDHKAMGPSPYEGLSHRLSRTPGELRTAAPTLGQHNDEVFGGLLGLGADEIARLKEQKVIF is encoded by the coding sequence ATGAGACGTTACGCGCTCGAGGGAGTTCACGTCCTCGATTTTTCCTGGGTCGGGGTCGGCCCGATTACGACCAAGTATCTCGCCGACAATGGCGCCGACGTTATCCGGATCGAGTCGCTGGCGCGGCCCGATATCCTGCGCCTCGCGCCGCCGTGGAAAGATGCGAAACCAGGGATCGACACGAGCCAGTTTTTCGCGAGCTTCAACACCTCGAAACGGAGCATCACGCTGGACCTCGGCAAACCAAAGGCGCGCGAGCTGGTGCTGAAGCTGCTGCCCTGGGCCGATATCGTGGCCGAAAGCTTTACCCCCAAGGCGCTGCGCAAATGGGAGCTCGACTACGAGCATCTGCGCACGCTCAAGCCCGACCTGATCATGCTTTCGACCTGCATGCAGGGGCAGACCGGGCCTAACGCGCTTTACCCGGGGTTCGGACAGTTGATGGCGGCGCTCAGCGGCTTCTACCATATCGCCGGCTACGGGCCCGGCGAGCCGCCCTGCCCGCCCTACGGCGCATACACGGATTTCATCGCTCCGCGCCTTTCAGCCTGCGCGCTGCTCGCTGCGCTCGACTATCGCCGCCGCACCGGCCGCGGACAGTATATCGACATGTCGCAATACGAGGCCGCGCTGCACAATCTCGCCCCGGCGCTGATCGATTACTTCGCGAGCGGCCGCGTCGCCGGCCCGGCGGGCAATCGCTCCGAGCGCTATGCGCCGCATGGCGCCTATCGATGCGCCGACCTCGACGGCCATGAGCGATGGCTCGCGCTGGCGGTGGAAACCGAAGAGGAGTGGTGCGCGATGCTCGCGGTGCTCGGCAATCCGCCGGCCGATTCTCTCTTCGCGACGATGGCAGCGCGGATGGAAAATCGCGCGGCCCTCGATCAGTTCGTCGGCGCGCTGGTCCGCGAGCGCGACGCCGATCAGCTCACGGCGGCGCTGCAGGCGGCGGGCGTCGCCGCCTACCCGGTGCAGAACTGCGTCGATATCCATCGCGACGACAATCTCGAGGCTTTCGGCTTCTGGCACTGGCTCGATCACAAAGCGATGGGGCCGTCGCCGTACGAGGGACTCTCGCATCGGTTGAGCCGCACGCCTGGCGAGTTGCGCACGGCGGCGCCGACCCTTGGCCAGCACAACGACGAAGTCTTCGGCGGACTGCTCGGACTCGGCGCGGACGAGATCGCGCGGCTCAAAGAGCAAAAGGTGATCTTTTGA
- a CDS encoding ABC transporter permease has product MRYELMIALRYLRARRKDAFISVTTMFTAVGVTIGVAALVVMLAVMSGFETNLRERMLSLSPQVQVQSFGGAIPDYAAIQARIAQTPGVAGSDPYIIGQGLVSAAHGLSGVVVRGVEPDSAVVIGTLSRYVSAASLRMLERPGTAAGGGHAPAPPAPGLLIGGTLADKLKVKAGDPVRMVAPIIAGSGSQLSTRSADFRVAAIFNSGVQFIDGEVIFMGLGTAQDFFGRPGKADGIEVKLRDLDQTDAVTDALRAALGHTFRVTNWMEYDQAASAGFAMLKRVYALVLLLLIGVAAFNLIATLIMVVMEKRKDIAVLLAMGATPAEVRWIFQLKGIIVGAAGTVLGLIIGALTCFALARYQFIHIPSKIYGISTLPIDAEPLSFVLVAVASMVLCYLATIYPAKQASRETPVEVFRS; this is encoded by the coding sequence TTGCGCTACGAACTGATGATCGCGCTGCGCTACCTGCGCGCACGCCGCAAGGACGCCTTCATCTCGGTCACCACGATGTTCACGGCGGTGGGCGTGACGATCGGCGTGGCCGCGCTGGTCGTGATGCTGGCGGTGATGAGCGGGTTCGAAACCAATTTGCGCGAGCGCATGCTCAGTCTGAGCCCCCAGGTGCAGGTCCAGAGTTTCGGCGGCGCGATCCCGGACTACGCGGCAATCCAGGCGCGCATCGCCCAAACCCCGGGCGTCGCCGGATCGGATCCGTACATCATCGGCCAGGGACTGGTGAGCGCCGCGCACGGGCTGTCCGGCGTGGTGGTGCGCGGCGTGGAGCCCGACAGCGCGGTCGTTATCGGAACGCTCAGCCGCTATGTCAGTGCGGCGTCGCTCAGGATGCTCGAACGCCCTGGCACGGCCGCCGGGGGCGGCCATGCGCCCGCTCCGCCCGCCCCGGGATTGCTGATCGGCGGGACGCTCGCCGACAAGCTCAAGGTCAAGGCGGGCGACCCGGTGCGGATGGTGGCGCCGATAATCGCGGGCTCCGGCTCTCAGCTGAGCACGCGGAGCGCCGATTTCCGGGTCGCCGCGATTTTCAATTCGGGCGTCCAGTTTATCGACGGCGAAGTGATCTTTATGGGTCTCGGCACGGCGCAGGACTTCTTCGGACGCCCGGGCAAGGCCGATGGAATCGAAGTGAAGCTGCGCGACCTCGACCAGACCGACGCGGTCACCGACGCTCTGCGCGCCGCGCTCGGCCATACTTTTCGCGTAACCAACTGGATGGAGTACGACCAGGCGGCGTCGGCCGGGTTCGCGATGCTCAAGCGGGTTTACGCGCTGGTGTTGCTGCTGCTGATCGGGGTCGCCGCGTTCAACCTTATCGCGACGCTAATCATGGTGGTGATGGAAAAGCGCAAAGACATCGCCGTGCTGCTCGCGATGGGCGCGACTCCGGCCGAGGTGCGATGGATTTTTCAGCTCAAGGGAATAATCGTCGGCGCGGCCGGCACCGTGCTGGGGCTGATCATCGGCGCGCTGACCTGCTTCGCGCTCGCGCGCTACCAGTTCATCCATATCCCGAGCAAGATCTACGGCATCTCGACCTTGCCGATCGACGCGGAGCCGCTGAGCTTCGTCCTCGTGGCTGTCGCCTCGATGGTGCTGTGCTACCTCGCGACGATCTATCCCGCAAAGCAGGCCTCGCGCGAAACTCCGGTCGAGGTCTTTCGCTCGTAA
- the selA gene encoding L-seryl-tRNA(Sec) selenium transferase → MKNAKKGTAPARAELLRAMPPVDECLRALEGVAGFEGLGREYVKLMVRRAQAELRQAAVSPSLADASALPLRQSMLEEIVRRTRAAIEADEPVLRAVVNATGVVLHTNLGRALLAEAAIDAMAAAARSAVNLEYELESGSRGERDALVEDELCALTGAEAATVVNNNAAAVLLALNSLAAGREVVVSRGELIEIGGSFRLPDLMERSGARLREVGTTNRTHPADYENAIGPDTAVLLKVHPSNYRVIGFTAEVGLAELVEIGRRRGIDVVEDLGSGALFDLGRLGLPREPMVAERIAAGAALVTFSGDKLLGGPQAGAAVGRRDLVNKLRANALRRALRCDKLTLAALEATLRLYLHAGDLAAALPTLRYLSRSTGELEQVAERAREILAERLGGDFRLEVVVSSSQIGSGAQPAEEIPSRAVRVTHPGLSPARIAAMFRAARPPVIGRIADDAFLLDVRAVDDAAAFAVSFPNTRP, encoded by the coding sequence GTGAAAAACGCGAAGAAGGGGACCGCGCCGGCGCGCGCGGAGCTGTTGCGCGCGATGCCGCCCGTGGACGAATGCCTGCGTGCCCTGGAAGGCGTCGCCGGATTCGAGGGGCTCGGGCGCGAGTACGTCAAGCTGATGGTGCGGCGGGCGCAGGCCGAACTGCGGCAGGCGGCGGTGTCGCCGTCGTTGGCGGACGCGTCCGCTCTTCCTCTGCGCCAGTCGATGCTCGAGGAGATAGTCCGCCGCACGCGCGCCGCGATCGAGGCCGACGAACCGGTCCTGCGCGCCGTGGTCAACGCGACCGGCGTCGTGCTGCATACCAATCTCGGCCGCGCGCTGCTGGCCGAGGCGGCGATCGACGCGATGGCGGCGGCGGCGCGGTCCGCGGTCAACCTGGAATACGAGCTCGAGAGCGGGAGCCGCGGCGAGCGCGACGCGCTGGTCGAAGACGAGCTATGCGCGTTGACCGGCGCCGAGGCCGCGACCGTGGTCAACAACAACGCCGCCGCGGTTCTGCTTGCGCTCAACTCGCTGGCCGCCGGACGCGAGGTCGTTGTCTCGCGGGGCGAGCTGATCGAAATCGGCGGCTCGTTCAGGCTGCCCGACCTGATGGAACGCAGCGGCGCGCGGCTTCGCGAAGTCGGCACCACCAATCGCACCCATCCCGCCGACTACGAAAACGCGATCGGACCCGACACCGCGGTGCTGTTGAAGGTTCATCCTTCCAACTATCGGGTTATCGGGTTCACCGCCGAGGTCGGGCTCGCCGAACTGGTGGAAATCGGCCGGCGCCGCGGAATCGACGTGGTCGAAGACCTCGGCTCGGGCGCGCTTTTCGATCTCGGCCGGCTTGGCTTGCCACGTGAACCGATGGTGGCCGAGCGAATCGCGGCCGGCGCCGCGCTGGTGACGTTTTCGGGCGACAAGCTGCTCGGCGGGCCGCAGGCCGGAGCGGCGGTGGGCCGGCGCGATCTAGTCAACAAGCTCCGCGCCAACGCGCTTCGGCGCGCGCTTCGCTGCGACAAGCTGACGCTGGCCGCCCTGGAGGCGACGCTCAGGCTATACCTGCACGCGGGCGATCTGGCCGCGGCGTTGCCGACGCTGCGCTATCTCAGCCGCTCGACGGGCGAGCTCGAGCAGGTCGCCGAGCGGGCGCGTGAAATCCTGGCCGAGCGCCTCGGTGGAGATTTCCGCCTCGAGGTCGTGGTATCAAGTTCGCAAATCGGGTCGGGCGCGCAACCGGCCGAAGAGATTCCCTCCCGCGCGGTCCGCGTGACTCATCCCGGGCTCTCGCCCGCGCGGATCGCCGCGATGTTTCGCGCGGCCCGTCCGCCCGTCATCGGCCGTATCGCGGACGACGCCTTCCTGCTCGACGTGCGGGCGGTGGACGATGCTGCGGCGTTCGCGGTATCGTTCCCGAATACACGGCCATAG
- a CDS encoding replication-associated recombination protein A: protein MGGRRTSGGGTKTPSEPGLFPARTPAAQPLADRMRPRSLDEVYGQEHLLGPDKMLGRMLAAGALPSIILWGPPGTGKTTIALLLARCSSANFRTIAAVSAGIAELREAVEEARRELETGGRRTVVFIDEIHRWNRAQQDAILPHVESGLITLIGATTENPSFEVIAPLLSRTRVLVLRALGDEDLAAILRRALDDTDRGLGANGLALDDEALAELVRFGAGDARRALNTLEVAATLARAAGQRAIAPEHVREAAQQKTLLYDRAGEEHYNVISAFIKSMRGSDPDAALYWMTRMLEAGEDPLFVARRMVIFASEDVGNADPRALQVAVAVKDAVDFVGMPEGAIPLAQGVTYLACAPKSNASYRGMLKARADARERGALPVPLHLRNAPTGLMRKLGYGEGYLYPHDSEGALNEQHFMPDELGERRYYEPSERGYEGRLGEYLERARLARKSGKRLSEIPKKSGG from the coding sequence ATGGGCGGGCGGCGCACCAGCGGCGGCGGCACTAAAACCCCTTCGGAGCCGGGTCTCTTTCCCGCCAGGACGCCGGCGGCGCAGCCGCTGGCCGATCGGATGCGGCCGCGGAGCCTCGACGAGGTTTATGGCCAGGAGCATCTGCTTGGTCCGGACAAGATGCTTGGGCGGATGCTCGCGGCGGGCGCGCTGCCGTCAATCATCCTGTGGGGTCCGCCGGGGACCGGCAAGACCACGATCGCGCTGCTGCTGGCGCGCTGCTCGAGCGCCAACTTCCGCACCATCGCAGCGGTATCGGCGGGAATCGCAGAATTGCGCGAGGCGGTCGAGGAGGCGCGGCGCGAACTGGAGACGGGCGGGCGGCGCACGGTGGTTTTCATCGACGAGATCCATCGATGGAACCGGGCGCAGCAGGACGCGATCCTGCCGCACGTCGAAAGCGGGCTCATCACGCTAATTGGCGCGACCACCGAGAATCCCTCGTTCGAGGTGATCGCTCCGCTGCTCTCGCGCACGCGCGTGCTGGTGCTGCGCGCGCTCGGCGATGAGGATCTCGCGGCGATCCTGCGCCGCGCGCTCGACGACACCGATCGCGGCCTCGGCGCAAACGGGCTTGCGCTCGACGACGAGGCGCTCGCGGAACTGGTGCGCTTCGGCGCCGGCGATGCGCGGCGCGCGCTCAACACGCTCGAGGTCGCGGCGACGCTCGCGCGTGCGGCCGGCCAGCGCGCGATCGCGCCCGAGCACGTGCGCGAGGCGGCGCAGCAGAAAACCCTGCTTTACGACCGCGCCGGCGAGGAGCACTACAACGTCATCTCCGCCTTCATCAAGAGCATGCGCGGCAGCGACCCCGACGCGGCGCTCTACTGGATGACGCGGATGCTCGAGGCGGGCGAGGATCCGCTGTTCGTGGCGCGGCGGATGGTGATTTTTGCGTCCGAGGATGTTGGCAACGCCGACCCGCGCGCGCTCCAGGTCGCAGTGGCGGTGAAGGACGCGGTGGATTTCGTCGGGATGCCGGAGGGTGCGATTCCGCTCGCGCAGGGCGTGACCTACCTCGCGTGCGCGCCCAAGTCCAATGCGTCGTATCGCGGGATGCTCAAGGCGCGCGCCGACGCGCGCGAACGCGGCGCGCTGCCGGTACCGCTACATCTGCGCAACGCGCCGACCGGTCTGATGCGCAAGCTCGGCTACGGCGAAGGCTATCTCTATCCGCACGACTCCGAGGGCGCGCTCAACGAGCAGCACTTCATGCCCGACGAACTGGGCGAGCGGCGGTACTACGAACCGTCGGAGCGCGGCTACGAAGGGCGGCTCGGCGAATATCTGGAACGGGCGCGGCTTGCGCGCAAGAGCGGCAAGCGGCTATCCGAAATCCCGAAGAAATCCGGCGGATGA
- a CDS encoding HU family DNA-binding protein, translated as MTQSQVAAHLAEKVGISKKDAKIALEELTTLVVRELKKEGSLRLAGLGIFRKRKTKARMGRNPATGEQIKIPARTRLRFTPAKALKDAVLGAR; from the coding sequence ATGACGCAGTCGCAGGTCGCGGCGCATCTCGCCGAGAAAGTAGGCATCTCGAAAAAGGACGCGAAGATCGCGCTCGAGGAATTGACCACCCTGGTCGTACGCGAACTCAAGAAGGAAGGCTCACTGCGCCTTGCAGGACTGGGGATCTTCCGCAAGCGCAAGACCAAGGCGCGGATGGGGCGTAATCCGGCCACCGGCGAGCAGATCAAGATTCCGGCGCGCACCCGCCTCCGCTTCACGCCTGCCAAGGCGCTCAAGGACGCGGTGCTCGGAGCGCGCTAG
- a CDS encoding dodecin, translating to MPDKTYKIVEVVGVSDQSIHQAVRNALKKASQTLRHLDWFEVENIRGAVNPKGEPEFQVTVRIGFRLEGDPV from the coding sequence ATGCCCGATAAAACCTACAAGATAGTCGAAGTGGTCGGCGTCTCCGACCAGAGCATCCATCAGGCGGTGCGCAACGCGCTCAAGAAGGCGAGCCAGACGCTGCGGCATCTGGACTGGTTCGAGGTTGAGAATATCCGCGGCGCCGTCAACCCCAAGGGCGAGCCCGAGTTTCAGGTGACCGTCAGAATCGGATTCCGTCTCGAGGGTGACCCGGTCTAA